A DNA window from Helianthus annuus cultivar XRQ/B chromosome 15, HanXRQr2.0-SUNRISE, whole genome shotgun sequence contains the following coding sequences:
- the LOC110911287 gene encoding phosphatidylinositol 4-kinase gamma 7 has protein sequence MSSNLDSPIKTQMAVAVFNSPLGREYHANDGMEVAKPSGRRRVFVQTESGCVLGMELDRSDNAHTVKRRLQVALNVPVEESSLTFGDTVLKNDLSAVRNDSPLLLTRNLMHRSSSTPCLSPTGRDIQHRDWSGPIEILGHSNSFKKTKQLVKEIVKAMKIGVDPIPVQSGLGGAYYFRNSRGQSVAIVKPTDEEPFAPNNPKGFVGRALGQPGLKRSVRVGETGYREVAAYLLDYGHFANVPPTALVKITHSIFNINDNVSGNNKSMKMKKHFSKLASLQQFIAHDFDASDHGTSSFPVSAVHRIGILDIRIFNTDRHAGNLLVKRINDDGADRFSQVELIPIDHGLCLPENLEDPYFEWIHWPQASIPFTEEELKYIQDLNPYRDADMLKTELPMIREASLRVLILCTIFLKEAASYGLTLAEIGEMMSREFRRGEEEPSELELICMDARRLVAEMESDRGVFVSSSPKSKGHEDSFLFEMDGCDDSGFDFMDDFTCPTPPSHFGFGRNPLSKLQETIEEEDGEEEENGVAFDAPGKSGLVSNLSMLPKNNSFTAHNLKSLKTKTENNGYGYGFGYGYRNGNENGNIGVNSSSGHRSANEQLPASASFVKFVDMNEDEWCVFLEKFQELVYPAFANRKSVSVGQKQLQRLGTSCQF, from the coding sequence ATGTCAAGTAACCTAGACAGCCCAATCAAAACTCAAATGGCTGTAGCGGTTTTCAACAGTCCCTTAGGGAGGGAATACCATGCCAACGATGGGATGGAAGTGGCGAAACCATCAGGCAGGAGACGCGTTTTTGTTCAAACTGAATCTGGTTGCGTGTTGGGGATGGAGTTAGATCGAAGCGACAATGCTCACACGGTTAAAAGGAGGTTACAGGTTGCACTTAACGTCCCGGTTGAAGAAAGTTCTCTGACTTTTGGAGATACGGTTCTGAAAAACGACCTGAGTGCCGTTCGTAACGATTCTCCTCTTCTTTTAACACGAAACCTCATGCACAGAAGCTCTTCAACTCCTTGTCTTTCTCCAACCGGTAGGGATATACAACATAGAGATTGGAGCGGTCCTATTGAAATCTTGGGGCATTCTAATAGCTTCAAGAAAACTAAACAGCTTGTTAAGGAGATTGTGAAAGCGATGAAGATTGGTGTTGACCCGATCCCGGTTCAGAGTGGACTTGGAGGTGCGTATTATTTTAGAAACAGTAGAGGTCAGAGTGTTGCAATAGTGAAACCAACAGATGAAGAGCCATTCGCACCGAATAACCCTAAAGGGTTTGTCGGTAGAGCTTTAGGTCAACCAGGGCTGAAACGGTCTGTTCGGGTTGGTGAAACCGGCTACAGAGAGGTTGCTGCATACCTCCTTGACTATGGTCACTTCGCCAATGTGCCACCCACTGCACTCGTCAAAATTACGCACTCTATTTTTAATATTAACGATAACGTAAGCGGGAACAACAAATCAATGAAGATGAAGAAACATTTTAGCAAGCTTGCTTCTCTTCAGCAGTTCATTGCTCACGACTTCGATGCTAGTGATCATGGAACGTCAAGTTTCCCCGTCTCTGCTGTTCATCGTATCGGTATATTAGATATAAGAATTTTCAACACGGATAGGCATGCGGGGAATCTGCTTGTTAAAAGGATCAATGACGATGGGGCTGATAGGTTTAGTCAAGTGGAACTCATACCCATCGATCATGGTCTCTGCTTACCTGAGAATTTAGAGGACCCGTATTTCGAATGGATCCATTGGCCACAAGCGTCGATCCCGTTCACTGAAGAAGAACTCAAATACATTCAAGATCTTAATCCGTATCGCGATGCAGACATGCTGAAAACCGAGCTTCCGATGATCAGGGAGGCTTCTCTCCGTGTGTTGATTCTCTGCACAATTTTCCTGAAAGAAGCGGCTTCTTACGGGCTTACGCTTGCTGAAATCGGGGAGATGATGAGTCGGGAATTTCGTCGTGGTGAAGAAGAACCCAGTGAGCTCGAGTTGATATGCATGGATGCAAGAAGGCTAGTTGCTGAGATGGAAAGTGATAGAGGGGTGTTCGTATCATCATCTCCTAAATCCAAAGGACATGAAGATTCGTTCCTGTTCGAAATGGACGGTTGTGATGATTCTGGTTTTGACTTCATGGATGACTTTACGTGCCCGACTCCTCCTTCCCACTTTGGATTTGGGCGAAACCCACTTTCCAAACTTCAAGAAACCATTGAAGAAGAGGacggagaagaagaagaaaacggTGTTGCATTTGATGCACCGGGAAAGTCCGGTTTGGTGTCAAACCTGTCAATGTTGCCGAAGAACAACTCGTTTACGGCTCATAACCTGAAGAGTCTGAAGACAAAGACTGAAAACAATGGGTATGGATATGGCTTCGGGTACGGGTACAGAAATGGGAACGAGAACGGGAACATAGGAGTGAACTCATCATCTGGTCATAGGAGTGCAAATGAGCAGCTTCCCGCTAGTGCTAGCTTCGTGAAGTTTGTAGACATGAACGAAGACGAATGGTGTGTTTTTCTAGAGAAGTTTCAAGAGCTCGTGTACCCGGCTTTTGCAAACCGCAAGTCGGTTAGTGTAGGGCAGAAGCAGCTACAGAGGCTGGGTACTTCTTGCCAGTTTTGA
- the LOC110913549 gene encoding protein FAR1-RELATED SEQUENCE 5-like produces MVFSSLEDCYSMYVKYAKECRFSISKGTTKTNSKGVLHIKYYLCRRSGLYKDKKVDTLDPNQKERLVRSNFSKRTDCGALLGVTFEDRSWKVYKFVERHNHYLVERPDKQFLPTERHLTQLQKHVIHSMSKLNLGPVKAFNVMKTCFGGFEDVGASKVEFKNYKRQINLFIGEYDADMVVRHLNEKKHSQPNFSYDYFTYEENRLKGIFWCDDQAKGNYHVFGDVISFDATYRSNK; encoded by the coding sequence ATGGTATTCTCAAGCCTCGAGGATTGTTATTCAATGTATGTCAAGTATGCCAAGGAGTGTAGGTTTTCAATCAGCAAAGGTACTACAAAGACAAACTCTAAAGGTGTGTTACATATTAAGTATTACTTGTGTAGAAGATCTGGGTTATACAAGGACAAGAAGGTTGATACGTTGGACCCCAATCAAAAGGAGCGATTAGTGCGATCCAACTTTTCAAAGAGGACTGATTGTGGTGCACTGTTAGGTGTAACTTTTGAGGATAGATCATGGAAGGTGTATAAGTTTGTCGAAAGGCACAACCATTATCTTGTTGAACGTCCTGATAAGCAATTTCTTCCAACTGAACGACACCTCACTCAGCTCCAAAAGCATGTTATACACAGCATGTCTAAGCTGAATTTGGGTCCCGTGAAggcgtttaatgttatgaagactTGTTTTGGCGGTTTTGAAGATGTGGGTGCAAGTAAAGTTGAATTTAAGAACTATAAAAGGCAAATTAACTTGTTTATAGGGGAATATGACGCCGATATGGTTGTGAGACATTTGAATGAAAAAAAACATTCTCAGCCTAATTTCTCGTATGATTACTTCACATATGAAGAGAATCGTTTGAAGGGAATTTTCTGGTGTGATGATCAAGCCAAAGGAAATTACCATGTGTTTGgtgatgtgatttcgtttgacgCCACGTATCGGTCCAAcaagtaa
- the LOC110913550 gene encoding uncharacterized protein LOC110913550 encodes MGDFHCVREPNERKNSKLNPQQAEDFNQFIRTVCLLEYALFGYSFTHRSDDGQRFSKIDRALVCYSFLSNWPTAKLTGLPRYRSDYQPLLLVCSDEYFAAPPFLFFNSWLKEEELAGIVKNMYAGVRGFNPPDKLMGRRLKAIKLVIKPWCRNINRRNCEIVADLSKKVEELDLKAESAALSENLKQWAKAKWVTEGDENSALFHGFIKGHQKHNRINGLNFNGVWISQPDMLKEEIKQYFEGLFKETNKNRPLFSNNAFKVLFAEQSSIWVKCFSKEEIKEAVWECGGDKALGPDGFTFSFIKHLWDTLEPDFVTVLDYFYVHGTLNRGCNSSFIILAPKSNNPPHISEFRPISLIGCISKILANRLKQVISHLKTDTQTTYVEGRSILEGSLIVNELVSWAKKSKGKMLLFKVDFEKAFDSLSWEFLDSILSQMGFPALWRSGSWVYYHRQDHPFL; translated from the exons ATGGGAGATTTCCATTGCGTCCGTGAACCCAATGAGCGGAAAAATTCTAAACTCAACCCGCAACAAGCTGAGGACTTCAATCAATTTATCCGTACTGTGTGTCTATTGGAGTACGCGTTGTTTGGTTACTCTTTTACTCACAGGTCGGATGACGGTCAAAGATTCAGCAAAATTGACAGAGCGTTGGTCTGCTATTCGTTTCTATCAAACTGGCCGACGGCCAAACTCACGGGTTTGCCACGATACAGGTCTGATTATCAACCTTTATTATTGGTTTGTTCTGATGAATATTTTGCTGCTCCTCCTTTTCTCTTTTTCAACTCGTGGTTAAAAGAGGAGGAGCTAGCGGGTATTGTAAAAAACATGTATGCAGGGGTTCGAGGTTTCAATCCACCAGACAAGTTGATGGGTCGGCGATTGAAGGCCATCAAACTCGTGATTAAACCTTGGTGCAGAAATATCAATCGCAGGAATTGTGAAATAGTTGCTGACCTATCAAAGAAAGTCGAAGAACTTGACCTTAAAGCCGAATCTGCAGCACTCTCAGAG AATTTGAAACAGTGGGCAAAGGCCAAATGGGTGACGGAAGGCGACGAAAACTCGGCCCTTTTTCATGGGTTCATCAAAGGTCATCAAAAGCATAACCGAATTAATGGGTTGAATTTTAACGGTGTTTGGATCTCGCAACCCGACATGCTAAAGGAAGAAATAAAGCAATACTTTGAAGGGCTCTTTAAGGAAACTAATAAGAACCGACCACTTTTCTCAAATAATGCTTTCAAGGTTCTCTTTGCTGAACAATCTAGCATTTGGGTGAAATGTTTTTCTAAAGAAGAAATCAAGGAGGCCGTTTGGGAATGTGGTGGAGATAAGGCCCTGGGTCCTGATGGGTTTACTTTCAGCTTCATTAAACATTTATGGGATACACTCGAACCGGATTTTGTCACTGTCCTAGATTACTTCTATGTTCACGGCACGCTGAATAGAGGTTGTAACTCGAGCTTTATTATCCTTGCACCGAAATCCAATAACCCTCCACACATCAGCGAATTCAGACCCATCAGCCTCATCGGTTGTATCTCCAAAATTCTCGCCAATAGATTGAAGCAGGTGATTAGCCACTTAAAAACTGATACTCAAACGACATACGTAGAAGGGCGTAGCATTTTGGAAGGATCTTTAATAGTGAACGAGCTAGTGTCTTGGGCGAAGAAATCAAAAGGCAAGATGCTATTGTTCAAAGTAGATTTTGAAAAGGCATTCGACTCGCTTAGTTGGGAGTTCTTAGATTCCATTCTTTCACAAATGGGGTTTCCCGCGTTATGGAGAAGTGGGTCATGGGTATACTATCATCGGCAAGATCATCCATTCTTGTGA